Proteins from a single region of Trichomycterus rosablanca isolate fTriRos1 chromosome 16, fTriRos1.hap1, whole genome shotgun sequence:
- the akna gene encoding microtubule organization protein AKNA isoform X1: MWTPALGYSSPPSPVSSQLSWDQDEEEDFQSQMDENGIIGHREMEKEGEVALEAEGDLFLDAGTPEPEEGPPSALEDLNCHLSELLDSEPLSQPTGDNCFSLSHNSSEHSVSLEDWSDDGQNLDEEGPDQFNSHRPTAKTLEDVKINDATEVKTKNLQQKMDPKYIWLESRNAACNKTTEQDLSRMSETQRRAHSQSGADEISYVISTSPRSDRPAQVLSSLTRDIESEIFSESRAESDTSRLSHSHRTFHPGANTTPLLPSPLKINSLYQETHQVFSSVKVQSKDRTSPTSAAPLSTYQHRRLYSHGLSKTSHTDLNDVRKGQLSHALPDFSKIEPRVRFPKSSYKPPKSRRPRSERNSQAKAPVVFKSPADIVREVLLSSTEGLSDTAACAETQKPLNTTVPEELRCPLQATNLVQQLQDDYNKLLTKYAEAENTIDRLRLEAKVHLHSDPPKPSQPLLSGVMNDGRKVLTLSFPQAQRAELSTDAVQSTHEMLTSTTRGTPTHPIVESVNSFRGPESLTATQQAEAVFQQMQGFQLKVDEFEKLLKSERLDPYEQIQRFSQLVQRQESIERAYLTAREKHRQLQKQTGGTSDQFDPDRDLEGLIFQSGMRLEELKESMEQTTQDQTSLEPTASLPSPDHQLCVTLNEMEPKPKSPISVPHPEVMFGLEVTSLSEESNSNREEHEEIFLPFFSSLNHKHQRMETDLSHLMNESQNLREFSRIPDKGTAEEDRSSYPARYDQINNEQRWRTEDERDSNHPVQPLPMADSMSGHSCSSLVSNSMETFPEIPLPDSLFRLPGQHDSGKRATSGRKSHNMLGESAATEKRDSKESAGVLKAPLQDGVISPETDSGFMGSESSRQTPAAHSPVQQRTAVRVTRPSVTPNKCKINPETVAFSGQGNTTFPSHTQPSSDRPRDRANASGDTPGSLGRKGKGKAERRHSHSTFTSSSSHHWPSRPLQPSPIGHISELQSDRVPSLSEDEPRQGRSLNTKNPTLTVPHHHSEHRKTQTRVQLTNQHEAFQSLHEEVDRLKEHLEESLRTTSPLKRASHHASTPQRNFRSLERKTDSKRSENEEKKRQNSMPRRRSTSVPRLRPQLDITTDSEQSEPITPSHSSNRPIMTHTFQRGRTSPRTSTRPRPSRHIRSRSSDRSEERNNEDRNRRPIQMCPNCSVRRVKTPAHALRIADSPGHTRAYSNCCPLCGSLKPGRETVASPGKQSSAQIETWPVRSTYKQRGNVYFAVAPPPPVLSVPVVQYVPVCSPVHYYSSPLPSSSSFQKPHYASPSEKKSHRERDRGFHRRSHSVDAQQSVNDSLDRAIAATSNMGEVTRRMAHSLATGLQHTRSLTQSCIY, translated from the exons ATGTGGACCCCTGCCTTAGGATACTCCTCaccacccagcccagtcagcTCACAGCTTAGCTGGGATCAGGATGAAGAAGAGGACTTTCAGAGCCAAATGGATGAGAATGGCATCATTGGCCATAGAGAG ATGGAGAAAGAAGGAGAGGTTGCTTTAGAGGCAGAGGGGGACCTGTTTTTGGATGCTGGAACTCCAGAACCTGAGGAAGGCCCACCCTCTGCGCTGGAGGATCTTAACTGCCACCTGAGTGAACTGCTGGACTCTGAGCCTCTTTCTCAGCCTACTGGGGATAATTGCTTTTCACTGTCACACA ACTCTAGTGAGCATAGTGTTTCCCTGGAGGACTGGAGTGATGATGGACAGAACCTTGATGAGGAAGGTCCAGATCAATTCAACAGCCACAGACCCACAGCCAAAACGCTTGAAGATGTGAAGATAAATGATGCAACTGAGGTAAAAACCAAAAACCTTCAACAAAAAATGGATCCCAAGTACATCTGGTTGGAGAGTCGTAATGCAGCCTGTAATAAAACAACAGAGCAGGACCTGTCTCGGATGTCAGAAACTCAAAGAAGAGCCCACTCACAGAGCGGTGCTGATGAGATAAGCTACGTCATCTCAACTTCCCCCAGAAGCGATCGTCCTGCTCAGGTTCTATCCAGCCTCACTCGTGACATTGAATCTGAAATATTCTCAGAGAGCCGAGCCGAGTCTGACACCAGTAGACTTAGCCATTCCCACAGAACTTTCCACCCTGGAGCTAATACCACTCCTCTGCTCCCATCACCACTAAAAATAAACTCTCTATATCAGGAAACTCATCAGGTGTTTAGTTCTGTAAAGGTTCAATCTAAAGATCGGACTTCTCCTACATCTGCTGCACCGCTTAGCACTTACCAACACAGAAGACTTTACAGCCACGGACTCTCCAAAACATCTCACACCGATCTGAATGATGTCAG AAAGGGGCAACTAAGTCACGCACTACCAGACTTTTCCAAAATTGAGCCCAGGGTTCGCTTCCCCAAGAGCAGCTACAAGCCACCCAAGAGTCGAAGGCCTCGAAGTGAGAGAAACTCTCAAGCAAAAGCTCCTGTGGTGTTCAAATCCCCTGCTGACATTGTAAGAGAGGTTCTGTTGAGCAGTACCGAAGGTCTCTCAGATACTGCAGCCTGTGCCGAGACACAGAAACCTCTGAACACTACAGTGCCTGAGGAGTTACGCTGCCCTCTGCAGGCCACCAACCTCGTACAACAGCTTCAG GATGATTACAATAAGCTACTAACCAAGTATGCAGAAGCTGAAAACACCATTGACAGACTACGTTTAGAAGCTAag GTGCACCTGCATTCAGACCCGCCTAAGCCCAGCCAGCCTCTTCTGTCTGGTGTTATGAATGATGGGAGGAAAGTTTTGACCCTGAGTTTTCCCCAGGCTCAGAGGGCAGAGCTCAGCACAGATGCTGTTCAGTCAACTCACGAGATGCTCACCTCAA CTACCAGAGGGACACCCACTCACCCCATCGTAGAATCTGTAAATTCTTTCAGAGGGCCAGAATCTCTCACCGCAACACAGCAAGCTGAGGCCGTCTTCCAACAGATGCAGGGATTTCAGCTAAAG GTCGATGAGTTTGAGAAACTTTTGAAGAGTGAAAGACTTGATCCCTATGAGCAGATACAG AGGTTTTCTCAGTTGGTGCAGAGACAGGAGTCTATAGAGAGGGCTTACCTCACTGCAAGAGAGAAACATCGGCAGCTACAGAAGCAGACAGGAGGCACGTCTGACCAGTTCGACCCTGACAG GGACCTTGAAGGTCTGATTTTTCAGTCAGGAATGCGATTGGAAGAACTAAAAGAGAGCATGGAACAGACCACGCAGGATCAGACCTCATTAGAACCTACTGCAAGCCTGCCCTCTCCTGACCATCAGCTCTGTGTGACTCTAAATGAGATGGAGCCCAAGCCTAAG AGTCCAATTTCTGTTCCTCATCCAGAGGTCATGTTCGGGTTGGAAGTGACTTCACTTAGTGAGGAAAGTAATAGTAACCGAGAGGAGCATGAGGAGATATTTCTACCTTTCTTCAGTTCCCTAAACCACAAACACCAGCGTATGGAGACAGACCTCAGCCACCTTATGAATGA ATCCCAAAACCTCAGAGAGTTTTCCAGGATACCAGATAAAGGCACAGCTGAGGAGGATCGTTCCTCTTATCCTGCCAGGTATGAtcaaataaacaatgaacagCGGTGGAGGACGGAAGACGAGAGGGACTCAAACCATCCTGTCCAGCC ACTGCCAATGGCGGACTCAATGTCAGGCCATTCTTGTAGCTCGCTTGTGAGTAACTCTATGGAAACTTTCCCAGAGATCCCTCTTCCAGATTCCCTCTTTAGATTACCAGGGCAACATGACAGTGGGAAGAGAGCTACATCTGGCAGAAAATCCCATAACATGCTGGGAGAAAGTGCAGCCACAGAGAAAAGGGACTCTAAGGAGAGTGCTGGAGTCCTGAAAGCTCCACTACAG GATGGCGTGATATCTCCAGAGACTGACAGTGGGTTTATGGGCTCAGAAAGCAGTCGACAGACTCCAGCAGCACACAGTCCTGTCCAGCAGAGGACAGCAGTGAG GGTGACCAGACCATCTGTCACCCCGAACAAGTGCAAAATAAATCCTGAAACGGTGGCTTTTAGCGGCCAGGGTAACACTACCTTCCCCTCTCACACACAGCCCTCTTCAGACCGCCCTAGAGACCGTGCCAATGCCTCTGGAGATACGCCAGGATCCTTGGGTAGAAAAGGAAAAGGAAAGGCAGAGAGGCGGCATTCACACAGCACCTTTACCTCCAGCTCCTCTCATCACTGGCCCAGCAGGCCCCTCCAGCCTTCACCTATTGGGCACATCAGTGAGCTGCAGAGTGACCGTG TGCCTTCTCTATCAGAAGATGAACCCAGACAAGGCAGAAGCCTCAATACCAAAAACCCCACCCTAACTGTACCCCATCACCACAGTGAACACCGCAAAACCCAAACACGTGTCCAGCTGACCAATCAACA CGAGGCATTTCAGTCCCTGCATGAAGAGGTGGACAGACTCAAGGAACACCTAGAAGAGAGTCTCAGAACAACCAGTCCACTCAAGCGTGCTTCCCATCACGCGTCCACACCTCAACGTAATTTCAG ATCTTtggaaagaaagacagacagcaaAAGGAGTGAGAATGAGGAAAAGAAGAGACAAAATAGCATGCCAAGAAGGAGATCGACATCTGTGCCCCGTCTCAGACCGCAGCTAGATATCA CTACAGATTCAGAGCAGTCTGAACCCATTACACCAAGTCACAGCTCAAACCGCCCTATAATGACACACACATTTCAGAGAGGAAGAACAAGCCCCAGGACAAGCACAAGACCCCGACCGAGCC GTCACATACGGAGCAGATCATCTGACAGATCAGAAGAGAGAAATAATGAGGACCGTAACCGACGGCCTATTCAGATGTGCCCAAACTGTTCGGTACGGCGTGTTAAAACCCCTGCAC atgCATTAAGAATTGCTGACTCACCCGGTCATACTCGTGCTTACTCTAATTGCTGTCCACTGTGTGGATCATTAAAACCTGGAAGAGAAACTGTTGCTTCCCCAG GAAAACAAAGCTCTGCTCAGATAGAGACTTGGCCTGTGAGGTCCACATACAAGCAGAGAGGAAATGTGTACTTTGCAGTAGCTCCTCCCCCTCCAGTGCTAAGTGTGCCTGTGGTCCAGTATGTGCCTGTGTGTTCCCCAGTCCA CTACTACTCCAGTCCCCTGCCATCATCCTCCTCCTTCCAAAAGCCTCATTACGCCTCGCCGAGTGAGAAAAAAAGCCACAGAGAAAGGGACAGGGGTTTTCACAGACGCTCACACTCGGTGGACGCACAGCAGTCCGTGAACGACTCTCTGGACCGCGCCATTGCTGCCACCAGCAACATGGGAGAGGTGACACGACGCATGGCACACAGTCTCGCTACAGGACTGCAGCACACCAGGTCACTCACACAGTCCTGCATCTATTAA
- the akna gene encoding microtubule organization protein AKNA isoform X2, producing MWTPALGYSSPPSPVSSQLSWDQDEEEDFQSQMDENGIIGHREMEKEGEVALEAEGDLFLDAGTPEPEEGPPSALEDLNCHLSELLDSEPLSQPTGDNCFSLSHNSSEHSVSLEDWSDDGQNLDEEGPDQFNSHRPTAKTLEDVKINDATEVKTKNLQQKMDPKYIWLESRNAACNKTTEQDLSRMSETQRRAHSQSGADEISYVISTSPRSDRPAQVLSSLTRDIESEIFSESRAESDTSRLSHSHRTFHPGANTTPLLPSPLKINSLYQETHQVFSSVKVQSKDRTSPTSAAPLSTYQHRRLYSHGLSKTSHTDLNDVRKGQLSHALPDFSKIEPRVRFPKSSYKPPKSRRPRSERNSQAKAPVVFKSPADIVREVLLSSTEGLSDTAACAETQKPLNTTVPEELRCPLQATNLVQQLQDDYNKLLTKYAEAENTIDRLRLEAKVHLHSDPPKPSQPLLSGVMNDGRKVLTLSFPQAQRAELSTDAVQSTHEMLTSTTRGTPTHPIVESVNSFRGPESLTATQQAEAVFQQMQGFQLKVDEFEKLLKSERLDPYEQIQRFSQLVQRQESIERAYLTAREKHRQLQKQTGGTSDQFDPDRDLEGLIFQSGMRLEELKESMEQTTQDQTSLEPTASLPSPDHQLCVTLNEMEPKPKSPISVPHPEVMFGLEVTSLSEESNSNREEHEEIFLPFFSSLNHKHQRMETDLSHLMNESQNLREFSRIPDKGTAEEDRSSYPARYDQINNEQRWRTEDERDSNHPVQPLPMADSMSGHSCSSLVSNSMETFPEIPLPDSLFRLPGQHDSGKRATSGRKSHNMLGESAATEKRDSKESAGVLKAPLQDGVISPETDSGFMGSESSRQTPAAHSPVQQRTAVRVTRPSVTPNKCKINPETVAFSGQGNTTFPSHTQPSSDRPRDRANASGDTPGSLGRKGKGKAERRHSHSTFTSSSSHHWPSRPLQPSPIGHISELQSDRVPSLSEDEPRQGRSLNTKNPTLTVPHHHSEHRKTQTRVQLTNQHEAFQSLHEEVDRLKEHLEESLRTTSPLKRASHHASTPQRNFRSLERKTDSKRSENEEKKRQNSMPRRRSTSVPRLRPQLDITTDSEQSEPITPSHSSNRPIMTHTFQRGRTSPRTSTRPRPSRHIRSRSSDRSEERNNEDRNRRPIQMCPNCSMH from the exons ATGTGGACCCCTGCCTTAGGATACTCCTCaccacccagcccagtcagcTCACAGCTTAGCTGGGATCAGGATGAAGAAGAGGACTTTCAGAGCCAAATGGATGAGAATGGCATCATTGGCCATAGAGAG ATGGAGAAAGAAGGAGAGGTTGCTTTAGAGGCAGAGGGGGACCTGTTTTTGGATGCTGGAACTCCAGAACCTGAGGAAGGCCCACCCTCTGCGCTGGAGGATCTTAACTGCCACCTGAGTGAACTGCTGGACTCTGAGCCTCTTTCTCAGCCTACTGGGGATAATTGCTTTTCACTGTCACACA ACTCTAGTGAGCATAGTGTTTCCCTGGAGGACTGGAGTGATGATGGACAGAACCTTGATGAGGAAGGTCCAGATCAATTCAACAGCCACAGACCCACAGCCAAAACGCTTGAAGATGTGAAGATAAATGATGCAACTGAGGTAAAAACCAAAAACCTTCAACAAAAAATGGATCCCAAGTACATCTGGTTGGAGAGTCGTAATGCAGCCTGTAATAAAACAACAGAGCAGGACCTGTCTCGGATGTCAGAAACTCAAAGAAGAGCCCACTCACAGAGCGGTGCTGATGAGATAAGCTACGTCATCTCAACTTCCCCCAGAAGCGATCGTCCTGCTCAGGTTCTATCCAGCCTCACTCGTGACATTGAATCTGAAATATTCTCAGAGAGCCGAGCCGAGTCTGACACCAGTAGACTTAGCCATTCCCACAGAACTTTCCACCCTGGAGCTAATACCACTCCTCTGCTCCCATCACCACTAAAAATAAACTCTCTATATCAGGAAACTCATCAGGTGTTTAGTTCTGTAAAGGTTCAATCTAAAGATCGGACTTCTCCTACATCTGCTGCACCGCTTAGCACTTACCAACACAGAAGACTTTACAGCCACGGACTCTCCAAAACATCTCACACCGATCTGAATGATGTCAG AAAGGGGCAACTAAGTCACGCACTACCAGACTTTTCCAAAATTGAGCCCAGGGTTCGCTTCCCCAAGAGCAGCTACAAGCCACCCAAGAGTCGAAGGCCTCGAAGTGAGAGAAACTCTCAAGCAAAAGCTCCTGTGGTGTTCAAATCCCCTGCTGACATTGTAAGAGAGGTTCTGTTGAGCAGTACCGAAGGTCTCTCAGATACTGCAGCCTGTGCCGAGACACAGAAACCTCTGAACACTACAGTGCCTGAGGAGTTACGCTGCCCTCTGCAGGCCACCAACCTCGTACAACAGCTTCAG GATGATTACAATAAGCTACTAACCAAGTATGCAGAAGCTGAAAACACCATTGACAGACTACGTTTAGAAGCTAag GTGCACCTGCATTCAGACCCGCCTAAGCCCAGCCAGCCTCTTCTGTCTGGTGTTATGAATGATGGGAGGAAAGTTTTGACCCTGAGTTTTCCCCAGGCTCAGAGGGCAGAGCTCAGCACAGATGCTGTTCAGTCAACTCACGAGATGCTCACCTCAA CTACCAGAGGGACACCCACTCACCCCATCGTAGAATCTGTAAATTCTTTCAGAGGGCCAGAATCTCTCACCGCAACACAGCAAGCTGAGGCCGTCTTCCAACAGATGCAGGGATTTCAGCTAAAG GTCGATGAGTTTGAGAAACTTTTGAAGAGTGAAAGACTTGATCCCTATGAGCAGATACAG AGGTTTTCTCAGTTGGTGCAGAGACAGGAGTCTATAGAGAGGGCTTACCTCACTGCAAGAGAGAAACATCGGCAGCTACAGAAGCAGACAGGAGGCACGTCTGACCAGTTCGACCCTGACAG GGACCTTGAAGGTCTGATTTTTCAGTCAGGAATGCGATTGGAAGAACTAAAAGAGAGCATGGAACAGACCACGCAGGATCAGACCTCATTAGAACCTACTGCAAGCCTGCCCTCTCCTGACCATCAGCTCTGTGTGACTCTAAATGAGATGGAGCCCAAGCCTAAG AGTCCAATTTCTGTTCCTCATCCAGAGGTCATGTTCGGGTTGGAAGTGACTTCACTTAGTGAGGAAAGTAATAGTAACCGAGAGGAGCATGAGGAGATATTTCTACCTTTCTTCAGTTCCCTAAACCACAAACACCAGCGTATGGAGACAGACCTCAGCCACCTTATGAATGA ATCCCAAAACCTCAGAGAGTTTTCCAGGATACCAGATAAAGGCACAGCTGAGGAGGATCGTTCCTCTTATCCTGCCAGGTATGAtcaaataaacaatgaacagCGGTGGAGGACGGAAGACGAGAGGGACTCAAACCATCCTGTCCAGCC ACTGCCAATGGCGGACTCAATGTCAGGCCATTCTTGTAGCTCGCTTGTGAGTAACTCTATGGAAACTTTCCCAGAGATCCCTCTTCCAGATTCCCTCTTTAGATTACCAGGGCAACATGACAGTGGGAAGAGAGCTACATCTGGCAGAAAATCCCATAACATGCTGGGAGAAAGTGCAGCCACAGAGAAAAGGGACTCTAAGGAGAGTGCTGGAGTCCTGAAAGCTCCACTACAG GATGGCGTGATATCTCCAGAGACTGACAGTGGGTTTATGGGCTCAGAAAGCAGTCGACAGACTCCAGCAGCACACAGTCCTGTCCAGCAGAGGACAGCAGTGAG GGTGACCAGACCATCTGTCACCCCGAACAAGTGCAAAATAAATCCTGAAACGGTGGCTTTTAGCGGCCAGGGTAACACTACCTTCCCCTCTCACACACAGCCCTCTTCAGACCGCCCTAGAGACCGTGCCAATGCCTCTGGAGATACGCCAGGATCCTTGGGTAGAAAAGGAAAAGGAAAGGCAGAGAGGCGGCATTCACACAGCACCTTTACCTCCAGCTCCTCTCATCACTGGCCCAGCAGGCCCCTCCAGCCTTCACCTATTGGGCACATCAGTGAGCTGCAGAGTGACCGTG TGCCTTCTCTATCAGAAGATGAACCCAGACAAGGCAGAAGCCTCAATACCAAAAACCCCACCCTAACTGTACCCCATCACCACAGTGAACACCGCAAAACCCAAACACGTGTCCAGCTGACCAATCAACA CGAGGCATTTCAGTCCCTGCATGAAGAGGTGGACAGACTCAAGGAACACCTAGAAGAGAGTCTCAGAACAACCAGTCCACTCAAGCGTGCTTCCCATCACGCGTCCACACCTCAACGTAATTTCAG ATCTTtggaaagaaagacagacagcaaAAGGAGTGAGAATGAGGAAAAGAAGAGACAAAATAGCATGCCAAGAAGGAGATCGACATCTGTGCCCCGTCTCAGACCGCAGCTAGATATCA CTACAGATTCAGAGCAGTCTGAACCCATTACACCAAGTCACAGCTCAAACCGCCCTATAATGACACACACATTTCAGAGAGGAAGAACAAGCCCCAGGACAAGCACAAGACCCCGACCGAGCC GTCACATACGGAGCAGATCATCTGACAGATCAGAAGAGAGAAATAATGAGGACCGTAACCGACGGCCTATTCAGATGTGCCCAAACTGTTCG atgCATTAA